A genomic window from Streptomyces broussonetiae includes:
- a CDS encoding DUF4232 domain-containing protein — translation MRHSNGIRRAALATTAVTAVAAAVTGILPGTAMAASTTTSTPPPACPASALQVSAWQAAHRPVGTGTGAAVVQFTNVSRRTCVLKGHPTVAGAGNGSPAHNSPLKVTRTGRAATVTVRPHGKAWVKLTFVQVQGEADGYCVSGKDPVTYPTMVIGLPHSGKHQVALNDGVWAECDNKVTVTPVSAVKPS, via the coding sequence ATGCGTCACAGCAACGGCATTCGCAGGGCGGCTCTGGCGACGACGGCGGTCACGGCCGTCGCGGCGGCGGTGACCGGCATCCTGCCCGGCACCGCCATGGCGGCGAGCACCACCACCTCCACCCCGCCGCCCGCCTGCCCGGCCTCCGCCCTCCAGGTCAGCGCCTGGCAGGCCGCCCACCGGCCCGTCGGGACCGGGACCGGGGCGGCGGTCGTGCAGTTCACCAACGTCTCTCGAAGGACGTGCGTCCTGAAGGGCCATCCGACGGTCGCGGGTGCCGGCAACGGCTCCCCCGCCCACAACAGCCCGCTCAAGGTCACCCGCACCGGCAGGGCGGCCACCGTGACGGTCCGGCCGCACGGCAAGGCGTGGGTGAAGTTGACCTTCGTCCAGGTCCAGGGGGAGGCCGACGGCTACTGCGTGTCGGGCAAGGACCCGGTGACGTATCCGACGATGGTCATCGGGCTGCCGCACTCCGGGAAGCACCAGGTCGCCCTGAACGACGGGGTGTGGGCCGAGTGCGACAACAAGGTGACCGTCACCCCGGTCTCGGCGGTCAAGCCTTCCTGA
- a CDS encoding SDR family oxidoreductase has translation MRIVIAGGHGQIALRLEHLLSARGDEVAGIIRKHEQSDDLRAAGAEPVLLDLESASVEEVAAHLQGADAAVFAAGAGPGSGAARKETVDRGAAVLFADAAVRAGVRRFVVVSSMGADPAHQGDDIFDAYLRAKGEADAYVTRQEALDWTILRPGSLTNDAGTGLVRLEAHTGRGFVPRDDVAAVLAELVDTPATTGLTLELISGSQPVSVAVKSVAGN, from the coding sequence ATGCGCATTGTCATCGCTGGTGGTCATGGTCAGATCGCGCTGCGGCTGGAGCACCTGCTCTCCGCGCGCGGGGATGAGGTCGCGGGAATCATCCGCAAACACGAGCAGAGCGACGATCTGCGAGCGGCCGGGGCCGAGCCGGTCCTGCTCGACCTGGAGTCCGCCTCGGTGGAAGAGGTCGCGGCGCACCTGCAGGGCGCCGACGCGGCGGTCTTCGCGGCCGGCGCGGGCCCGGGCAGCGGCGCAGCGCGCAAGGAGACGGTGGACAGGGGCGCGGCGGTGCTGTTCGCGGACGCGGCCGTCCGCGCGGGCGTTCGCCGCTTCGTGGTCGTGTCCTCGATGGGCGCGGATCCCGCCCACCAGGGCGACGACATCTTCGACGCCTACCTGCGGGCCAAGGGCGAGGCGGACGCGTACGTGACCCGTCAGGAGGCCCTGGACTGGACGATCCTGCGCCCCGGCTCGCTGACGAACGACGCCGGCACCGGCCTGGTTCGGCTGGAGGCGCACACCGGGCGCGGTTTCGTCCCGCGAGACGACGTGGCGGCCGTTCTCGCGGAGTTGGTGGACACCCCGGCGACGACCGGCCTGACGCTGGAACTGATCAGCGGGTCGCAGCCGGTGTCGGTCGCGGTGAAGTCGGTGGCCGGGAACTGA
- a CDS encoding amidohydrolase family protein encodes MPDSQPQPHPPSNSPGSSGQSDPDALLLCGARLTDGRTVDVRLGGGRIEAVGTAGSLAPGPARTSASRVDLGGYLLLPAPAEPHAHGDTALSAERPGPVSYTPEDVQRRATEAALLQLGHGATAVRAHVRVGDVQGLGALGAVLQARRSLRGLAELTTVATPRLLTGVAGADGLAMLGDALKMGASVVGGCPDLDPDPGGYVEAVLEVASEHGCPVDLHTDAADPARLSRLAAMAGGLRPGVTIGPCAGLGRLPTEAASRAADQLAAAGVTVVCLPQGGCCAADRRGTAPVRLLRSAGVRVAAGSGALRDVSNPVGRGDPLEAAYLLASGHGLRPQEAYDTVSASARAALGLPEVRVEAGFPAELLAVRGDGLPGALSLAYSRIVVHRGRVVARTSAVREYCNSVAAAELGLPRQGRSELS; translated from the coding sequence ATGCCCGACAGCCAGCCGCAGCCCCATCCGCCGTCGAACTCCCCGGGCTCCTCGGGGCAGTCCGACCCGGACGCCCTGCTGCTGTGCGGGGCGCGGCTCACCGACGGCCGAACCGTGGACGTACGGCTGGGCGGCGGGCGCATCGAGGCGGTGGGCACGGCCGGCAGCCTGGCACCGGGTCCGGCCCGCACGAGCGCCTCACGCGTGGACCTCGGCGGGTATCTGCTCCTGCCCGCCCCGGCCGAACCGCACGCCCACGGCGACACAGCCCTGTCCGCCGAACGACCGGGTCCGGTGTCGTACACCCCCGAGGACGTCCAGCGCCGGGCGACGGAGGCCGCCCTGCTGCAGCTCGGGCACGGGGCGACGGCGGTACGCGCGCACGTGCGCGTGGGCGACGTCCAGGGACTCGGCGCGCTGGGCGCCGTCCTGCAGGCGCGGCGGTCGCTGCGGGGGCTCGCGGAGCTGACCACGGTGGCGACGCCACGACTGCTGACCGGCGTGGCCGGGGCGGACGGGCTCGCGATGCTGGGCGACGCGCTCAAGATGGGTGCCTCGGTGGTGGGCGGCTGCCCGGATCTGGACCCCGATCCCGGGGGCTACGTCGAGGCGGTCCTGGAGGTGGCTTCCGAGCACGGTTGCCCGGTGGACCTGCACACGGACGCCGCCGACCCGGCCCGGTTGTCCCGGCTCGCGGCGATGGCAGGGGGCCTGCGCCCCGGCGTGACGATCGGGCCGTGCGCCGGTCTCGGGCGCCTGCCCACCGAGGCCGCCTCCCGTGCCGCCGACCAACTCGCGGCAGCCGGGGTCACGGTGGTGTGCCTGCCCCAGGGCGGCTGTTGCGCCGCCGACCGCCGGGGCACGGCTCCGGTACGGCTGCTGCGCTCGGCCGGGGTCCGGGTGGCCGCCGGCAGCGGCGCCCTGCGTGACGTCTCCAACCCCGTCGGCCGCGGCGATCCCCTGGAAGCGGCCTATCTCCTCGCCTCCGGCCACGGGCTGCGACCGCAGGAGGCCTACGACACCGTGAGCGCATCCGCCCGCGCGGCCCTGGGCCTGCCGGAAGTACGCGTGGAGGCAGGCTTTCCCGCTGAGCTGCTGGCCGTACGCGGCGACGGCCTGCCCGGCGCCCTCTCCCTGGCCTACAGCCGCATCGTGGTGCACCGAGGTCGTGTGGTCGCCCGCACGAGCGCGGTCCGGGAGTACTGCAACTCGGTGGCCGCAGCGGAGCTGGGACTGCCGCGACAGGGGCGGAGCGAACTGTCGTGA
- the rpmG gene encoding 50S ribosomal protein L33, translating into MAATDVRPKITLACVECKERNYITKKNRRNNPDRLEMKKHCPRCNAHTAHRETR; encoded by the coding sequence GTGGCTGCCACCGACGTCCGCCCGAAGATCACGCTGGCCTGCGTGGAGTGCAAGGAGCGGAACTACATCACCAAGAAGAACCGGCGTAACAACCCGGATCGTCTTGAGATGAAGAAGCACTGCCCGCGCTGCAATGCGCACACTGCGCATCGCGAGACGCGCTAA
- a CDS encoding MaoC family dehydratase N-terminal domain-containing protein: MALDQSFVGRTYPPTAPYEVGREKIREFAEAVGEANPVYTDPEAAKAFGHSDVIAPPTFVFSITFRAAGQVIEDPQLGLDYSRVVHGDQKFAYSRPVRAGDRLTVTSTIEAIKSLAGNDILDIRGEVHDEAGEHVVTAWTKLVARAAEEA; the protein is encoded by the coding sequence ATGGCGCTCGACCAGTCCTTCGTTGGACGGACCTACCCGCCCACCGCGCCCTATGAGGTGGGCCGGGAGAAGATCCGCGAATTCGCCGAGGCGGTGGGCGAGGCCAACCCGGTGTACACGGACCCGGAGGCCGCGAAGGCGTTCGGTCACTCCGATGTGATCGCCCCGCCGACGTTCGTGTTCTCCATCACGTTCCGGGCCGCGGGCCAGGTCATCGAGGACCCGCAGCTCGGCCTCGACTACAGCCGCGTGGTGCACGGCGACCAGAAGTTCGCCTACAGCCGCCCGGTGCGCGCCGGCGACCGGCTCACGGTCACCTCCACCATCGAGGCGATCAAGTCCCTCGCGGGCAACGACATCCTGGACATCCGTGGTGAGGTGCACGACGAGGCGGGCGAGCACGTCGTGACAGCCTGGACCAAGCTCGTGGCCCGCGCGGCCGAGGAGGCGTGA
- a CDS encoding MaoC family dehydratase: MTAKIAYDDVEVGTELPAQTFPVTRATLVRYAGASGDFNPIHWNEKFAKEVGLPDVIAHGMFTMAEAVRVVTDWTGDPGAVVEYGVRFTKPVVVPNDDEGALIEVSGKVAAKLDDNSVRVDLTATSGGQKVLGMSRAVVRLA; this comes from the coding sequence ATGACGGCGAAGATCGCGTACGACGACGTCGAGGTCGGCACCGAGCTGCCGGCGCAGACCTTCCCCGTGACCCGCGCCACGCTCGTGCGCTACGCGGGCGCCTCCGGGGACTTCAACCCGATCCACTGGAACGAGAAGTTCGCCAAGGAGGTCGGGCTGCCGGACGTCATCGCGCACGGCATGTTCACCATGGCCGAGGCGGTCCGCGTGGTCACCGACTGGACCGGGGACCCGGGTGCGGTCGTGGAGTACGGCGTCCGGTTCACCAAGCCCGTCGTCGTCCCGAACGACGACGAGGGTGCCCTGATCGAGGTCAGCGGGAAGGTCGCGGCCAAGCTGGACGACAACAGCGTGCGTGTGGACCTGACGGCGACCAGCGGTGGTCAGAAGGTGCTGGGAATGTCCCGGGCGGTCGTACGACTGGCCTGA
- a CDS encoding TetR/AcrR family transcriptional regulator produces MVRMSAEERRESVIRAAIAEFSQKGFYGTSTEAIATRVGVSQPYLFRLFAGKKAIFAAASLRCVEDTCRVFEEAADGLQGEEALHAMANAYVRMITEQPEKLQMQMQTYITVAAAEAEGDSEFGEVVRASWMKLWDTVHLPLGADDGETTTFLAYGMLINTLTAMGFPPEHRVWQGMYPSARLTGQLEK; encoded by the coding sequence ATGGTCAGGATGAGCGCAGAAGAGCGTCGCGAGAGCGTCATTCGCGCGGCGATCGCGGAGTTCTCGCAGAAGGGCTTCTACGGCACTTCCACCGAGGCGATCGCGACCCGCGTGGGTGTCTCGCAGCCGTACCTCTTCCGGCTCTTCGCGGGCAAGAAGGCCATCTTCGCCGCCGCGTCGCTGCGGTGCGTGGAGGACACCTGCCGGGTCTTCGAGGAGGCGGCCGACGGCTTGCAGGGCGAGGAGGCGCTGCATGCCATGGCGAACGCCTACGTACGGATGATCACGGAGCAGCCCGAGAAGCTCCAGATGCAGATGCAGACGTACATCACGGTCGCCGCGGCCGAGGCGGAGGGTGACAGCGAGTTCGGCGAGGTCGTACGGGCCTCCTGGATGAAGCTCTGGGACACGGTTCACCTCCCGCTGGGTGCCGACGACGGTGAGACCACGACCTTCCTGGCGTACGGAATGCTCATCAACACCCTCACCGCCATGGGGTTCCCGCCCGAACACCGGGTCTGGCAGGGGATGTATCCGTCGGCGCGGCTCACCGGGCAGTTGGAGAAGTAG
- a CDS encoding DHA2 family efflux MFS transporter permease subunit: MPDQHASDGAGRARAAWALVITSVAGFMAALDNLVVTTALPSIRKDLGGALDDLEWTVSAYTLTFAVLLMFGAALGDRFGRRRLFIAGLTVFTGASAAAAMAPGIDSLIVARAVQGVGAAVMMPLTLTLLTAAVPAAKRGTVYGIWGAVNGLAVASGPLIGGSLTEHVSWHWIFWLNVPLGVITLPLARLRLAESYGTGARLDVPGTLLASGGLFGIVYGLVRGPADGWTDTLVLTALFAGAALLIGFVLYSSRAAAPMLPMRLFRSRSFSGINAASLLMFVGMFGSIFLLSQYMQGVLGYSPTEAGLRMLPWTGMPMLVAPMAGILSDRIGGRPVVAAGLALQAAGLGYMAAVATADASYAVQLPALIISGVGMALYFAPAANLVMSSVRPQEQGIASGANNALREVGGALGIAVMSSIFSAQGGYESAQSFVDGLRPALVTGSAVVALAAVAALVIPARRSAARIGAGDGAGAQQTPGHVLGTGSETGSPEAASLKTSAR, from the coding sequence ATGCCGGATCAGCACGCGTCAGACGGCGCCGGGCGCGCACGTGCCGCCTGGGCCCTCGTCATCACCAGCGTCGCCGGGTTCATGGCGGCCCTGGACAACCTCGTCGTCACCACCGCCCTGCCCTCCATCCGCAAGGACCTCGGCGGTGCGCTGGACGACCTCGAGTGGACCGTGAGCGCCTACACGCTCACGTTCGCCGTCCTGCTGATGTTCGGCGCCGCGCTCGGCGACCGCTTCGGGCGCCGACGGCTCTTCATCGCCGGCCTCACCGTCTTCACCGGCGCCTCCGCCGCCGCGGCCATGGCACCCGGCATCGACTCCCTGATCGTCGCCCGCGCGGTCCAGGGCGTCGGCGCGGCCGTGATGATGCCGCTCACGCTGACCCTGCTGACCGCGGCCGTACCCGCCGCCAAGCGCGGGACGGTGTACGGCATCTGGGGCGCCGTCAACGGGCTTGCCGTCGCCTCCGGACCGCTCATCGGCGGCAGCCTCACCGAGCACGTCTCCTGGCACTGGATCTTCTGGCTGAACGTCCCGCTCGGCGTGATCACGCTGCCGCTTGCCCGCCTGCGCCTCGCCGAGTCCTACGGCACCGGAGCCCGGCTTGACGTCCCCGGCACCCTGCTCGCCAGCGGCGGGCTCTTCGGGATCGTGTACGGCCTGGTCCGCGGGCCTGCCGATGGCTGGACCGACACCCTGGTCCTGACCGCGCTGTTCGCCGGTGCCGCGCTGCTGATCGGATTCGTCCTGTACAGCTCCCGCGCGGCCGCCCCCATGCTGCCGATGAGGCTCTTCCGGTCCCGTTCCTTCTCCGGGATCAACGCGGCCAGCCTGTTGATGTTCGTCGGCATGTTCGGCTCGATCTTCCTGCTCAGCCAGTACATGCAGGGCGTGCTCGGCTACTCGCCCACCGAGGCGGGCCTGAGGATGCTGCCCTGGACCGGCATGCCGATGCTCGTGGCACCGATGGCCGGGATCCTCTCCGACCGCATCGGCGGCCGGCCGGTCGTCGCCGCGGGCCTGGCGCTGCAGGCCGCCGGCCTCGGCTACATGGCCGCCGTGGCCACCGCGGACGCCTCCTACGCCGTCCAGCTGCCCGCCCTGATCATCAGCGGTGTCGGCATGGCCCTGTACTTTGCGCCGGCCGCCAACCTGGTCATGTCCAGCGTCCGTCCGCAGGAGCAGGGCATCGCCTCCGGCGCGAACAACGCGTTGCGCGAGGTGGGCGGTGCGCTCGGCATCGCGGTCATGTCCTCGATCTTCTCCGCGCAGGGCGGCTACGAAAGCGCTCAGAGCTTCGTGGACGGGCTGCGACCCGCCCTGGTCACCGGTTCTGCGGTGGTCGCCCTCGCCGCGGTCGCGGCCCTGGTGATCCCGGCCCGGCGCAGCGCGGCCCGGATCGGGGCGGGGGACGGCGCAGGGGCGCAGCAGACGCCCGGCCACGTCCTGGGGACCGGCTCGGAGACCGGCTCCCCGGAGGCAGCTTCCCTGAAGACCTCGGCCCGCTGA
- a CDS encoding UDP-N-acetylmuramate dehydrogenase, which yields MQVLHDAPLAPLTTFRLGGPATRLVTAVTDAEVIEAVREADDSGTPLLVIGGGSNLVIGDKGFDGTALRIATRGAELRGTTLELAAGEVWTDAVARTVEAGLAGVECLAGIPGSAGATPIQNVGAYGQEVSSTITEVIAYDRRAGGTVTLTNEECAFSYRHSRFKADPERYVVLRVRFELEDAGGLSAPVKYAEAARALGVEPGDRVPLADARETVLKLRAGKGMVLDPEDHDTWSAGSFFTNPLLTEGQSAAFHARVRERLGEGVEPPAYPAGEGLTKTSAAWLIDKAGFTKGYGTGPARISTKHTLALTNRGDATTEDLLALAREVVAGVREAFGITLVNEPVTVGVSL from the coding sequence GTGCAGGTACTCCACGACGCCCCCCTTGCCCCGCTGACCACGTTCCGGCTGGGCGGTCCCGCGACGCGGCTGGTCACCGCCGTGACCGACGCCGAGGTGATCGAGGCCGTCCGCGAGGCCGACGACAGCGGGACGCCGCTGCTGGTCATCGGCGGCGGTTCGAACCTGGTCATCGGCGACAAGGGCTTCGACGGCACCGCCCTGCGCATCGCCACCCGCGGTGCCGAGCTGCGCGGCACGACGCTGGAGCTGGCCGCGGGTGAGGTGTGGACGGACGCCGTGGCCCGCACGGTCGAGGCCGGGCTCGCCGGGGTCGAGTGCCTGGCGGGCATCCCCGGATCGGCGGGCGCCACGCCGATCCAGAACGTGGGTGCCTACGGGCAGGAGGTCTCCTCCACCATCACCGAGGTGATCGCCTACGACCGGCGCGCCGGCGGGACGGTCACGCTGACGAACGAGGAGTGCGCCTTCTCGTACCGCCACAGCCGCTTCAAGGCCGACCCCGAGCGCTATGTCGTGCTGCGCGTGCGCTTCGAGCTGGAGGACGCGGGCGGGCTGTCGGCGCCCGTCAAGTACGCCGAGGCAGCCCGCGCGCTCGGCGTCGAGCCCGGCGACCGGGTGCCGCTGGCCGACGCCCGCGAGACCGTGCTGAAGCTGCGCGCAGGGAAGGGCATGGTCCTCGACCCCGAGGACCACGACACCTGGTCCGCCGGGTCCTTCTTCACCAACCCGCTCCTCACCGAGGGGCAGTCGGCCGCGTTCCACGCGCGCGTGCGTGAGCGGCTTGGAGAGGGCGTCGAGCCGCCCGCGTACCCGGCGGGCGAGGGCCTTACGAAGACCTCCGCGGCCTGGCTGATCGACAAGGCGGGCTTCACCAAGGGCTACGGCACCGGGCCGGCCCGCATCTCCACCAAGCACACCCTCGCCCTCACCAACCGGGGTGACGCCACCACCGAGGACCTGCTGGCGCTGGCCCGCGAGGTCGTCGCCGGTGTCCGCGAGGCCTTCGGGATCACGCTGGTCAACGAGCCGGTCACGGTGGGCGTCAGCCTCTAG
- a CDS encoding NAD(P)-dependent oxidoreductase, whose amino-acid sequence MNLTVFGATGGIGREIVRQALGAGHRVTAVVRDPARLDVTGDALEVFRSDLTDPGELRAAVRGRHAVLSGLGARSRKDAGVATRLTRTVLRAMDAEGVRRLLVVSAGPVGPAPEDDGPLDRAMRGLVSAVLKDIYTDLREMEAELVRSGTDWTSVRPPRLQDKPLTGRYRTVAGGFPRKGRFVARADVAHAMLSMIDDEGTVKQGVGVAY is encoded by the coding sequence ATGAACCTCACCGTTTTCGGCGCCACCGGCGGGATCGGCCGGGAGATCGTCCGGCAGGCGCTCGGCGCCGGCCACCGGGTCACCGCCGTGGTCCGCGATCCGGCGCGGCTCGATGTCACGGGAGACGCGCTGGAGGTGTTCCGCTCCGACCTGACCGACCCCGGGGAGCTGCGCGCCGCCGTCCGGGGCCGGCACGCGGTCCTCTCCGGCCTGGGCGCCCGCAGCCGCAAGGACGCCGGGGTCGCCACCCGGCTGACCCGCACGGTCCTGCGCGCCATGGATGCGGAGGGGGTACGACGGCTGCTCGTGGTCAGCGCCGGTCCCGTCGGCCCTGCCCCCGAGGACGACGGGCCTCTGGACCGTGCCATGCGCGGCCTGGTGTCGGCCGTCCTCAAGGACATCTACACCGACCTGCGCGAAATGGAGGCCGAGCTGGTCCGCAGTGGCACGGACTGGACGTCCGTACGGCCCCCGCGCCTGCAGGACAAGCCGCTCACCGGCCGCTACCGCACCGTCGCCGGAGGCTTCCCGCGCAAGGGGCGCTTCGTCGCGCGCGCGGACGTCGCGCACGCGATGCTGTCGATGATCGACGACGAGGGGACGGTGAAGCAGGGGGTCGGCGTGGCCTATTAG
- a CDS encoding TetR/AcrR family transcriptional regulator: MEPKPARVRILDAAHELMLTVGLARATTKEIARAAGCSEAALYKYFDSKEELFVRVLTERLPRLAPLLGTLAAEPGQGTLEGNLTEIARQAALFYEQSFPIAASLYAETQLKKRHYEALHKLGAGPHRPLENLDTYLRAEQAVGRVRADADTMAAASLLLGACAQRAFAYDAIDAGERPPADEFAARLAKTLLGGISVAQPRA; encoded by the coding sequence ATGGAGCCGAAGCCGGCGCGTGTCCGCATTCTCGACGCCGCCCACGAGCTGATGCTCACTGTCGGACTCGCCCGCGCCACCACCAAGGAGATCGCCCGCGCGGCCGGCTGCTCGGAAGCGGCCCTCTACAAGTACTTCGACAGCAAGGAGGAGCTGTTCGTCCGGGTGCTCACCGAGCGCCTGCCCCGCCTCGCCCCGCTGCTCGGCACACTCGCCGCGGAACCGGGGCAGGGCACCTTGGAGGGCAACCTCACCGAGATCGCCCGCCAGGCCGCCCTCTTCTACGAGCAGAGCTTCCCGATCGCCGCCTCCCTGTACGCCGAGACGCAGCTCAAGAAGCGGCACTACGAGGCCCTGCACAAGCTCGGTGCGGGCCCGCACCGGCCCCTTGAGAACCTGGACACCTACCTGCGCGCCGAACAGGCGGTCGGCCGTGTGCGTGCCGACGCCGACACCATGGCGGCCGCCTCCCTGCTGCTGGGCGCCTGTGCGCAGCGCGCGTTCGCCTACGACGCGATCGACGCCGGGGAACGGCCGCCGGCGGACGAGTTCGCCGCGCGGCTCGCCAAGACGCTGCTGGGCGGAATCTCCGTTGCGCAGCCCCGCGCGTGA
- a CDS encoding adenosine deaminase, which produces MERVRDLSELPKAHLHLHFTGSMRPGTVLELADKYGVRLPDALTEALTSGEPPKLRATDERGWFRFQRLYDAARSCLRKPEDVRRLVREAAEEDVKDGSGWLEIQVDPTSYAPRLGGLIPALEIILDAVETTSRETGLGMRVLVAANRMKHPLDARTLARLAVRYADRGVVGFGLSNDERRGMARDFDRAFHIAREGGLLSAPHGGELTGPASVRDCLDDLHASRIGHGVRAAEDPRLLRRLADRQVTCEVCPASNVALGVYEKPEDVPLRTFFEAGVPMALGADDPLLFGSRLAAQYEIARHVHGFSDAELAELARQSLRGSAAPADVRERLLAGVDEWLARPAA; this is translated from the coding sequence ATGGAGCGTGTACGTGATCTCTCTGAGCTGCCGAAAGCCCATCTGCACCTGCACTTCACCGGCTCGATGCGACCGGGCACCGTGCTGGAACTGGCCGACAAGTACGGCGTGCGTCTGCCCGACGCCCTGACGGAGGCGCTGACGAGCGGCGAGCCGCCGAAACTGCGGGCCACGGACGAGCGGGGCTGGTTCCGTTTCCAGCGGTTGTACGACGCGGCACGCTCCTGCCTGCGCAAACCGGAGGACGTCCGGCGCCTGGTCCGGGAAGCAGCCGAGGAGGACGTGAAGGACGGCTCGGGCTGGCTGGAGATCCAGGTGGACCCGACGTCGTACGCGCCCCGGCTGGGCGGTCTGATCCCGGCGCTGGAGATCATCCTGGACGCGGTGGAGACCACGTCCCGCGAGACGGGCCTCGGCATGCGCGTCCTGGTCGCCGCCAACCGCATGAAGCACCCGCTGGACGCGCGCACGCTGGCCCGGCTGGCGGTGCGGTACGCGGACCGGGGCGTGGTCGGCTTCGGGCTGTCCAACGACGAGCGGCGAGGCATGGCGCGGGACTTCGACCGGGCCTTCCACATCGCGCGTGAGGGCGGCCTGCTGTCGGCCCCGCACGGCGGCGAGCTGACCGGCCCCGCGTCGGTGCGCGACTGCCTGGACGACCTGCACGCCTCGCGGATCGGGCACGGGGTGCGCGCGGCGGAGGACCCGCGGCTGCTGAGGCGGCTGGCCGACCGGCAGGTGACCTGCGAGGTGTGCCCGGCGTCCAATGTGGCGCTCGGCGTGTACGAGAAGCCCGAGGACGTGCCGCTGCGCACGTTCTTCGAGGCGGGCGTCCCGATGGCGCTGGGCGCCGACGACCCGCTGCTGTTCGGCTCCCGGCTGGCCGCGCAGTACGAGATCGCCCGGCACGTGCACGGCTTCTCGGACGCCGAGCTGGCGGAGCTGGCCCGCCAGTCGTTGCGGGGCTCGGCCGCCCCGGCGGACGTCAGGGAGCGGCTGCTGGCGGGCGTGGACGAGTGGCTGGCCCGCCCGGCCGCCTGA
- a CDS encoding pyridoxal phosphate-dependent aminotransferase, which translates to MSAATPPTERRVSARVGAISESATLAVDAKAKALKAAGRPVIGFGAGEPDFPTPDYIVEAAVEACKNPKYHRYTPAGGLPELKAAIAAKTLRDSGWEPDVSQILVTNGGKQAIYEAFAAILDPGDEVIVPAPYWTTYPESIRLAGGVPVEVVADETTGYRVTVEQLEAARTEKTKVVLFVSPSNPTGAVYSEAETEAIGRWALEHGLWVLTDEIYEHLVYGDASAVSLPALLPELRDKCVVVNGVAKTYAMTGWRVGWVIGPKDVVKAATNLQSHATSNVSNVAQVAALAAVSGGLEAVAKMREAFDRRRRTIVRMLNEIDGVLCPEPEGAFYAYPSVKALLGKEIRGKRPQDTVELAALILEEAEVAVVPGEAFGTPGYLRLSYALGDEDLVEGVSRMQKLLAEARD; encoded by the coding sequence ATGAGCGCTGCAACCCCTCCCACCGAGCGCCGGGTCTCCGCCCGAGTCGGCGCGATCTCCGAGTCCGCCACCCTCGCCGTGGACGCCAAGGCCAAGGCCCTGAAGGCCGCCGGGCGTCCGGTGATCGGCTTCGGCGCGGGTGAACCCGACTTCCCGACCCCGGACTACATCGTCGAGGCAGCCGTCGAGGCCTGCAAGAACCCCAAGTACCACCGCTACACCCCGGCCGGCGGCCTGCCCGAGCTGAAGGCCGCGATCGCCGCGAAGACGCTGCGCGACTCCGGCTGGGAGCCCGACGTCTCGCAGATCCTCGTCACCAACGGCGGGAAGCAGGCCATCTACGAGGCGTTCGCGGCGATCCTCGACCCGGGCGACGAGGTCATCGTCCCGGCGCCGTACTGGACGACGTACCCGGAGTCGATCCGTCTCGCCGGCGGTGTCCCGGTGGAGGTCGTCGCCGACGAGACCACCGGCTACCGCGTCACCGTGGAGCAGCTGGAGGCGGCCCGCACGGAGAAGACGAAGGTCGTCCTCTTCGTCTCCCCGTCCAACCCGACCGGCGCGGTGTACTCCGAGGCCGAGACCGAGGCGATCGGCCGCTGGGCCCTGGAGCACGGCCTGTGGGTGCTCACCGACGAGATCTACGAGCACCTGGTGTACGGCGACGCGTCCGCCGTGTCGCTGCCGGCGCTGTTGCCCGAGCTGCGCGACAAGTGCGTCGTGGTCAACGGCGTCGCGAAGACGTACGCCATGACCGGCTGGCGCGTGGGCTGGGTCATCGGCCCCAAGGACGTCGTCAAGGCCGCGACGAACCTGCAGTCGCACGCCACCTCCAACGTCTCCAACGTGGCCCAGGTGGCCGCCCTCGCCGCCGTCTCGGGCGGCCTGGAGGCCGTGGCGAAGATGCGCGAGGCCTTCGACCGCCGTCGCAGGACGATCGTGCGGATGCTCAACGAGATCGACGGCGTGCTCTGCCCGGAGCCCGAGGGCGCCTTCTACGCCTACCCCTCGGTCAAGGCCTTGCTCGGCAAGGAGATCCGCGGCAAGCGCCCGCAGGACACGGTCGAGCTGGCCGCGCTGATCCTGGAGGAGGCCGAGGTCGCGGTCGTCCCGGGCGAGGCCTTCGGCACGCCGGGCTACCTCCGGCTGTCGTACGCCCTCGGTGACGAGGACCTCGTCGAGGGCGTGAGCCGGATGCAGAAGCTCCTGGCGGAGGCACGGGACTAG